The following proteins come from a genomic window of Pseudomonas sp. WJP1:
- the crp gene encoding cAMP-activated global transcriptional regulator CRP — translation MVAIAPTPKMKNLDKLLMHCQRRRYQAKSNIICAGDRSETLFFIIKGSVTILIEDDDGREMIIAYLNAGDFFGELGLFEQAGHEQERSAWVRAKVECEVAEISYAKFRELSQQDPDILYVLSGQIAQRLRNTTRKVGDLAFFDVTGRVARCLLELCKQPDAMTHPDGMQIKVTRQEIGRIVGCSREMVGRVLKDLEERNLVDVKGKTMVVFGTR, via the coding sequence ATGGTTGCTATTGCCCCCACCCCCAAGATGAAAAACCTCGACAAGCTGCTGATGCATTGCCAGCGCCGTCGCTATCAGGCCAAGAGCAACATCATTTGTGCTGGTGACCGCTCGGAGACGCTGTTCTTCATCATCAAGGGTTCGGTCACCATCCTGATCGAAGACGACGACGGTCGGGAAATGATCATCGCCTACCTGAACGCCGGGGATTTTTTTGGTGAGCTGGGTCTGTTTGAGCAGGCTGGCCACGAACAGGAGCGCAGCGCCTGGGTGCGGGCCAAGGTCGAATGCGAAGTGGCGGAAATCAGCTACGCGAAATTCCGCGAACTGTCGCAGCAGGACCCGGACATTCTTTACGTACTAAGCGGACAAATCGCACAACGCCTGCGTAACACCACCCGCAAGGTTGGTGACCTGGCATTTTTCGACGTCACCGGTCGCGTCGCCCGCTGCCTGCTTGAACTGTGCAAGCAGCCAGACGCCATGACCCATCCTGATGGCATGCAGATCAAGGTGACGCGCCAGGAAATCGGACGGATCGTCGGCTGTTCCCGGGAGATGGTCGGACGTGTGCTCAAGGATCTGGAAGAGCGCAACCTGGTGGATGTCAAAGGCAAGACCATGGTGGTCTTCGGTACGCGCTAA
- a CDS encoding lipoate--protein ligase family protein, translating to MSLPTSLTIEAGLQAEQDLLASVCAGDAEFGLLFWQPSDRALVMPRRSSRLPGFEQACEVSAAAGWPVLLRETGGEPVPQSASTINIALVYAPPRSEGDLNRIETGYRRLCDPICQLLDELGGTSSLGEIDGAFCDGRFNVNLDGRKMVGTAQRWRQSQGGQRPVGLVHGAMLLDNERESMVAAVNRFNEACGLEQRVRAESHIALHEKFTAPDALERLDELFRQMLTQMFNG from the coding sequence ATGTCGCTGCCTACCTCTTTGACCATCGAAGCCGGCCTACAGGCCGAACAGGATCTGTTGGCATCAGTCTGTGCCGGCGACGCGGAGTTCGGCCTGCTGTTCTGGCAGCCGAGCGATCGGGCGTTGGTCATGCCACGCCGTTCGAGTCGCTTACCGGGGTTCGAACAGGCCTGCGAAGTCTCCGCCGCTGCCGGCTGGCCGGTATTATTGCGTGAGACCGGCGGCGAACCGGTGCCGCAGTCCGCCTCGACGATCAACATCGCCCTGGTTTACGCGCCGCCGCGCAGCGAAGGGGATCTGAACCGCATCGAGACCGGCTACCGACGTCTGTGCGATCCGATCTGCCAGTTGCTGGATGAGCTGGGGGGCACTTCGTCCCTGGGCGAAATCGACGGTGCGTTCTGTGATGGCCGCTTCAACGTCAATCTGGATGGGCGCAAGATGGTCGGTACGGCCCAGCGCTGGCGCCAGAGCCAGGGTGGTCAGCGTCCAGTCGGGCTGGTGCATGGTGCGATGTTGCTGGATAACGAGCGCGAATCGATGGTCGCGGCGGTCAATCGCTTCAATGAGGCCTGCGGTCTGGAGCAGCGGGTGCGTGCTGAAAGCCACATCGCCTTGCATGAGAAGTTCACCGCGCCGGATGCGCTGGAACGTCTTGATGAACTCTTTCGGCAAATGCTCACCCAGATGTTCAACGGCTGA
- the trpC gene encoding indole-3-glycerol phosphate synthase TrpC has protein sequence MSVPTVLENILARKVQEVAERSARVSLSELESLAKAADAPRGFAKALLAQAKLKEPAVIAEIKKASPSKGVIRENFVPADIAKSYEKGGATCLSVLTDIDYFQGADLYLQQARAACKLPVIRKDFMIDPYQIVEARALGADCVLLIVSALDDVKMAELAAVAKSVNLDVLVEVHDGDELERALKTLDTPLVGINNRNLHTFEVSLETTLDLLPRIPRDRLVITESGILNRADVELMEISDVYAFLVGEAFMRAETPGTELQRLFFPERGIPVSGSTLD, from the coding sequence ATGAGTGTACCGACGGTTCTGGAAAACATTCTGGCCCGCAAAGTTCAGGAAGTCGCCGAGCGTAGCGCCCGTGTGAGCCTGAGCGAGCTGGAAAGTCTGGCCAAGGCGGCCGATGCACCCCGTGGTTTTGCCAAGGCTTTGCTGGCTCAGGCCAAGCTGAAAGAGCCGGCAGTCATTGCTGAAATCAAGAAAGCTTCGCCGAGCAAAGGCGTGATCCGCGAGAACTTCGTTCCCGCCGATATTGCCAAGAGCTACGAGAAGGGCGGTGCGACCTGCCTGTCGGTGCTCACCGATATCGATTACTTCCAGGGCGCCGACCTGTACCTGCAGCAGGCCCGCGCGGCCTGCAAGCTGCCGGTGATCCGCAAGGACTTCATGATCGATCCGTACCAGATCGTCGAAGCCCGTGCCCTCGGCGCCGACTGCGTGCTGTTGATCGTCTCCGCCCTGGACGACGTGAAAATGGCCGAGCTGGCGGCCGTGGCCAAAAGCGTCAACCTCGATGTGCTGGTGGAAGTCCACGATGGCGATGAGCTGGAGCGGGCCTTGAAAACCCTCGACACGCCGCTGGTTGGCATCAACAACCGCAACCTGCACACCTTCGAAGTCAGCCTGGAAACCACCCTCGACCTGTTGCCGCGTATCCCGCGCGATCGTTTGGTGATCACCGAAAGCGGCATCCTCAATCGTGCCGATGTCGAGTTGATGGAAATCAGCGACGTCTACGCGTTCCTGGTTGGCGAGGCGTTCATGCGCGCCGAAACCCCGGGCACTGAACTGCAACGTCTGTTCTTCCCTGAGCGCGGCATTCCTGTCAGCGGTTCTACGCTCGACTGA
- the trpD gene encoding anthranilate phosphoribosyltransferase: protein MNIKTALGRIVEQLDLSTDEMRDVMREIMTGQCTDAQIGAFMMAMRMKSESIDEIVGAVSVMRELADKVELKTLDGVVDVVGTGGDGANIFNVSTASSFVVAAAGCTVAKHGNRAVSGKSGSADLLEAAGIYLNLTPVQVARCIDNVGIGFMFAQTHHSAMKYAAGPRRELGLRTLFNMLGPLTNPAGVKHQVVGVFTQTLCRPLAEVLQRLGSKHVLVVHSKDGLDEFSLAAPTFVAELKNNQITEYWVEPEDLGMKSQSLHGLAVESPAASLELIRDALGKRKTENGQKAAEMIMLNAGAALYAADHASSLKEGVALAHDALHTGLAREKLEELGAFTAVFKVENEG, encoded by the coding sequence ATGAATATCAAGACAGCCCTGGGCCGGATCGTCGAGCAACTCGACCTCAGCACCGATGAAATGCGCGACGTAATGCGCGAAATCATGACCGGCCAATGCACGGACGCGCAGATCGGCGCGTTCATGATGGCCATGCGCATGAAGAGCGAAAGCATCGACGAAATCGTCGGCGCGGTATCGGTCATGCGCGAGCTGGCGGACAAGGTCGAACTCAAGACCCTCGACGGTGTAGTCGATGTGGTCGGCACTGGCGGTGACGGTGCCAACATCTTCAACGTGTCGACCGCGTCGTCCTTCGTGGTCGCGGCGGCCGGTTGCACGGTGGCCAAGCACGGCAACCGCGCGGTCTCGGGCAAAAGCGGCAGTGCCGATTTGCTGGAGGCGGCCGGCATCTACCTGAACCTGACCCCGGTCCAGGTGGCGCGCTGCATCGATAACGTCGGCATCGGTTTCATGTTTGCCCAGACTCATCACAGTGCCATGAAATACGCCGCCGGCCCGCGCCGTGAGCTCGGTTTGCGTACCCTGTTCAACATGCTTGGCCCGCTTACGAATCCGGCTGGCGTGAAACATCAGGTGGTGGGGGTGTTCACTCAAACACTTTGCCGGCCATTGGCCGAAGTCCTGCAGCGTCTGGGCAGCAAGCACGTGCTGGTGGTGCATTCTAAGGATGGCCTGGACGAGTTCAGCCTGGCGGCACCGACCTTTGTCGCGGAATTGAAAAACAACCAGATCACCGAGTATTGGGTCGAGCCGGAAGATCTGGGTATGAAGAGCCAGAGCCTGCATGGCCTGGCGGTGGAAAGCCCGGCAGCCTCCCTGGAGTTGATTCGCGATGCCTTGGGCAAGCGCAAGACCGAAAACGGTCAGAAAGCTGCCGAGATGATCATGCTCAATGCCGGTGCCGCGCTGTATGCGGCCGACCATGCCAGCAGCCTGAAAGAAGGCGTTGCCCTGGCGCACGATGCGCTGCACACCGGCCTCGCTCGGGAGAAACTCGAGGAGCTGGGTGCATTTACCGCGGTATTCAAAGTGGAGAATGAGGGATGA
- a CDS encoding aminodeoxychorismate/anthranilate synthase component II gives MLLMIDNYDSFTYNVVQYLGELGSQVKVVRNDELTVAEIEALNPERIVVSPGPCTPTEAGVSIDVIKHFAGKLPILGVCLGHQSIGQAFGGDVVRARQVMHGKTSPVFHEDKGVFEGLNKPLTVTRYHSLIVKRETLPDCLELTAWTQLEDGSVDEIMGLRHKTLNIEGVQFHPESILTEQGHELFANFLKQTGGTR, from the coding sequence ATGTTGCTGATGATCGATAACTACGACTCCTTTACCTACAACGTTGTGCAATACCTTGGTGAGCTGGGCTCCCAGGTCAAAGTCGTGCGCAACGATGAACTTACCGTTGCCGAAATCGAAGCCCTCAATCCTGAGCGCATCGTCGTCTCTCCCGGTCCCTGCACCCCGACCGAAGCCGGCGTCTCGATTGATGTCATCAAGCACTTCGCCGGCAAACTGCCGATTCTCGGTGTCTGCCTGGGGCATCAGTCCATCGGCCAGGCCTTTGGTGGCGATGTGGTTCGCGCGCGCCAGGTCATGCACGGCAAGACCAGCCCGGTGTTCCACGAAGACAAAGGTGTCTTCGAAGGCCTGAACAAGCCGCTGACGGTTACCCGCTATCATTCATTGATCGTCAAGCGCGAAACCCTGCCTGATTGCCTCGAGCTGACCGCCTGGACCCAATTGGAAGACGGCTCGGTCGACGAAATCATGGGCCTGCGCCACAAGACCCTGAACATCGAAGGCGTGCAGTTCCACCCTGAGTCGATCCTCACCGAACAGGGGCACGAGCTGTTTGCCAACTTCCTCAAACAAACCGGCGGCACGCGCTAA
- the estP gene encoding esterase EstP, translating into MIRQTLFAPLAGCLLAMACAQAIAAPNPYSNFIVFGDSLNDAGQFTDAGGPPGSTLRFTNRTGPTYQDGSGEVYSANSTQLLGGRLGFPDDQTAASTSAARAAQGLPDGNNWAVGGYRTDQILDSITTLSATGERARAGYLPANNFRADPNALYYLSGGGNDFLQGRVQSGAQANAAADRLANSVQVLQSAGARYIMVWLLPDLGLTPAINGTPLQGPTSQLSAAFNRQLVTRLAGIDAQIIPLNIPLLLQETFADPARFGFATGQNLTATCFSGDGCTENATFGINSATPDPSQLVYNDGVHPTEAGQKLVADYAYSLLAAPWELTLLPEMAHATLRAHQDELRSQWQSDWESWQAVGQWRAIVAGGGQHIDVDQQSSGADADGNGYSLNIGGSYRLNEAWRVGVAAGFYRQNLEAGNNDSDYKLNSYLATAFAQFQQNRWWADAALTGGKLDYDDLKRKFDLGAGEGAEKGDTDGYLWAFSTRLGYDIAQPDSEWHLSPFISADYAKVEVDGYSENTSRSTALTFDDQKRDSKRLGAGLQGKYQITSQTRVFGEYAYEREYEDDVQKVNIALNSLPSLDFTLAGYTPQSHLNRVSLGVSHNLTADLALRGGYTLRKDDDFTQQGITAGVALDF; encoded by the coding sequence ATGATCAGACAGACGCTGTTTGCACCGCTTGCCGGTTGCCTGCTCGCCATGGCCTGCGCTCAGGCGATCGCGGCGCCCAACCCTTACTCGAACTTCATCGTCTTCGGTGACAGCCTCAACGATGCGGGGCAGTTTACCGACGCGGGCGGCCCTCCCGGTTCGACCTTGCGCTTTACCAACCGGACCGGGCCGACGTATCAGGACGGCAGCGGCGAAGTCTATTCCGCCAACTCAACCCAGCTGCTTGGGGGCAGGCTTGGCTTCCCGGATGACCAGACCGCCGCTTCGACTTCAGCCGCACGCGCCGCCCAGGGCCTGCCCGATGGTAACAACTGGGCCGTCGGCGGCTACCGCACCGATCAGATCCTCGATTCAATCACTACGTTGTCCGCCACGGGCGAACGTGCACGAGCGGGCTACCTGCCGGCCAACAATTTCCGTGCCGATCCGAACGCGCTCTATTACCTCTCCGGCGGCGGTAACGACTTTCTTCAGGGACGTGTGCAAAGTGGCGCCCAGGCGAATGCCGCGGCGGACCGACTGGCCAACAGCGTTCAGGTTCTGCAATCGGCCGGCGCCCGCTACATCATGGTCTGGCTGTTGCCTGACCTGGGCCTGACACCTGCCATCAATGGCACTCCTCTACAGGGACCTACCTCGCAATTGAGCGCGGCCTTCAATCGGCAACTGGTCACTCGACTGGCAGGCATCGATGCCCAAATCATTCCGTTGAACATTCCACTGTTGTTGCAGGAAACCTTCGCCGATCCGGCGCGATTCGGTTTTGCTACCGGCCAGAACCTGACCGCGACTTGCTTCAGTGGCGACGGCTGCACCGAAAACGCTACCTTTGGCATCAACAGCGCCACCCCGGACCCCAGCCAGCTGGTTTATAACGATGGGGTCCATCCGACCGAAGCCGGGCAAAAACTGGTGGCCGACTACGCCTATTCCTTACTTGCTGCGCCCTGGGAGCTGACGCTGCTGCCGGAAATGGCCCACGCCACGCTACGCGCGCATCAGGATGAACTGCGCAGCCAATGGCAATCCGATTGGGAGAGCTGGCAGGCGGTCGGCCAATGGCGGGCCATTGTGGCCGGGGGTGGCCAGCATATCGATGTGGACCAACAAAGCAGCGGTGCCGATGCCGATGGCAACGGCTACAGCTTGAACATCGGCGGCAGCTATCGCCTCAACGAAGCCTGGCGCGTGGGTGTGGCGGCAGGCTTCTATCGTCAGAACCTGGAAGCGGGAAACAACGATTCGGACTACAAGCTCAACAGCTACCTGGCCACGGCATTCGCCCAGTTCCAGCAGAACCGGTGGTGGGCCGATGCCGCCTTGACCGGCGGCAAGCTGGACTACGACGATCTCAAACGCAAATTCGATCTAGGCGCGGGTGAAGGTGCGGAGAAAGGCGACACCGACGGCTACCTCTGGGCATTCAGCACACGCCTGGGCTATGACATTGCACAGCCAGACAGTGAGTGGCACTTGTCGCCGTTCATCAGCGCCGATTACGCCAAAGTGGAAGTCGACGGTTACTCGGAAAACACCAGTCGCTCCACGGCGCTGACCTTTGATGATCAGAAACGCGATTCGAAACGTCTCGGCGCCGGGTTGCAGGGTAAGTACCAGATCACCTCGCAGACCCGAGTGTTTGGCGAATACGCCTACGAGCGTGAGTATGAAGATGACGTGCAGAAGGTAAACATCGCCCTCAATAGCTTGCCGTCCCTCGACTTCACGCTTGCTGGCTATACACCACAGAGCCATTTGAATCGCGTGAGCCTGGGAGTCAGCCACAACTTGACGGCTGATCTTGCGTTGCGTGGCGGGTACACCTTGCGCAAGGACGATGACTTTACCCAGCAAGGGATTACCGCTGGGGTCGCGCTGGACTTCTGA
- the trpE gene encoding anthranilate synthase component I — protein MIREEFLRLAAAGYNRIPLACETLADFDTPLSIYLKLADEPNSYLLESVQGGEKWGRYSIIGLPCRTVLRVHDHHVSVTIDGVETESHDVEDPLAFVEAFKARYNVPTIAGLPRFNGGLVGYFGYDCVRYVEKRLGKCPNPDPLGVPDILLMVSDAVVVFDNLAGKMHAIVLADPAQEHAFEQGRARLEELLEKLRQPITPRRGLDFSKQQAADPVFRSSFTQNDYEKAVDTIKEYILAGDCMQVVPSQRMSIDFKAAPIDLYRALRCFNPTPYMYFFNFGDFHVVGSSPEVLVRVEDNLITVRPIAGTRPRGANEEADVALEKDLLSDDKEIAEHLMLIDLGRNDTGRVSEIGSVKLTEKMVIERYSNVMHIVSNVTGQLKAGLTAMDALRAILPAGTLSGAPKIRAMEIIDELEPVKRGVYGGAVGYFAWNGNMDTAIAIRTAVIKNGELHVQAGGGIVADSVPALEWEETLNKRRAMFRAVALAEQTPNA, from the coding sequence ATGATCCGCGAAGAATTCCTGCGTTTGGCCGCTGCCGGCTATAACCGCATCCCGCTTGCCTGCGAAACCCTGGCCGACTTCGACACGCCGCTGTCGATCTACCTGAAACTGGCCGACGAGCCCAACTCCTATTTGCTGGAGTCGGTGCAGGGCGGCGAGAAGTGGGGCCGTTACTCGATCATCGGCCTGCCGTGCCGCACCGTGCTGCGGGTGCATGACCATCACGTCAGCGTGACCATCGACGGTGTCGAGACTGAAAGCCACGATGTAGAAGACCCATTGGCCTTTGTCGAAGCCTTCAAGGCGCGTTACAACGTGCCGACCATCGCCGGCTTGCCGCGCTTCAACGGCGGTCTGGTGGGCTATTTCGGTTATGACTGCGTGCGTTATGTGGAAAAGCGTTTGGGCAAGTGCCCGAACCCGGATCCGCTGGGCGTACCGGACATCCTGTTGATGGTGTCCGACGCCGTGGTGGTGTTCGACAATCTGGCCGGCAAGATGCACGCCATCGTCCTGGCCGACCCGGCGCAGGAACACGCCTTCGAGCAAGGTCGCGCGCGTCTGGAAGAGCTGCTGGAAAAACTCCGTCAGCCAATCACCCCGCGCCGTGGCCTGGATTTCAGCAAGCAGCAGGCGGCTGACCCGGTGTTCCGCTCCAGCTTCACCCAGAACGATTACGAAAAAGCCGTCGACACCATCAAGGAGTACATCCTGGCCGGTGACTGCATGCAGGTCGTGCCGTCCCAGCGCATGTCGATCGATTTCAAGGCAGCACCCATCGATCTGTACCGGGCGTTGCGTTGCTTCAACCCGACGCCTTACATGTACTTCTTCAACTTCGGCGACTTCCACGTTGTCGGCAGTTCGCCGGAAGTGCTGGTGCGGGTCGAAGACAACCTGATCACCGTGCGCCCGATCGCTGGCACCCGTCCACGCGGGGCCAACGAAGAGGCCGATGTGGCACTGGAAAAAGACCTGCTGTCGGACGACAAGGAAATCGCCGAGCACCTGATGCTGATTGACCTGGGCCGTAACGACACCGGTCGGGTCTCGGAGATCGGTTCGGTGAAGCTCACCGAGAAAATGGTCATCGAGCGTTACTCCAACGTGATGCACATCGTGTCCAACGTCACCGGTCAACTGAAGGCCGGCCTGACGGCGATGGACGCACTGCGGGCGATCCTTCCAGCGGGCACCTTGTCCGGCGCACCGAAGATCCGCGCGATGGAAATCATCGACGAACTGGAACCGGTCAAGCGCGGTGTCTACGGCGGCGCCGTCGGCTACTTCGCCTGGAACGGCAACATGGACACCGCCATCGCGATCCGTACGGCGGTGATCAAGAACGGCGAACTGCATGTGCAGGCCGGTGGCGGCATCGTCGCCGACTCGGTGCCGGCGCTGGAATGGGAAGAAACCCTGAACAAACGCCGCGCGATGTTCCGTGCGGTGGCCCTGGCGGAACAAACCCCGAACGCCTGA
- a CDS encoding phosphoglycolate phosphatase translates to MSGFEQLFPGRLPRLVMFDLDGTLVDSVPDLAVAVDKMLLKLGRAPAGIDAVREWVGNGAPVLVRRALAGGIDHSTVDGAEADSALEIFMQAYADSHGLTVVYPGVRDTLKWLQKQGVEMALITNKPERFVAPLLDQMKIGRYFKWIIGGDTLPQKKPDPAALFFVMKMANIPASQSLFVGDSRSDVQAAKAAGVKCVALSYGYNHGRPIAEELPTLVIDDLRKLIPGCLDPAAEITLADAVQPPSGNAIVVVTRKLWMKVIKALARWRWRA, encoded by the coding sequence ATGAGTGGCTTTGAGCAGCTGTTCCCGGGGCGCCTGCCACGGCTGGTGATGTTCGATCTGGATGGCACCTTGGTCGACTCGGTCCCGGACCTGGCGGTGGCTGTGGACAAGATGCTGCTCAAGCTCGGTCGCGCACCGGCAGGTATAGACGCGGTGCGTGAATGGGTGGGTAATGGCGCGCCGGTGCTGGTGCGCCGTGCCCTGGCCGGCGGTATCGACCATTCGACGGTCGATGGCGCCGAGGCCGACAGTGCGCTGGAGATTTTCATGCAGGCCTATGCCGATAGCCATGGCTTGACCGTGGTCTACCCCGGTGTGCGCGATACCCTGAAATGGCTGCAAAAGCAGGGCGTCGAGATGGCACTGATCACCAACAAGCCGGAGCGCTTCGTCGCGCCGCTGCTGGATCAGATGAAGATAGGCCGATATTTCAAGTGGATCATCGGCGGCGACACCCTGCCACAGAAAAAGCCTGACCCGGCTGCGCTGTTTTTCGTGATGAAAATGGCCAATATCCCGGCCTCGCAATCCTTGTTCGTCGGCGACTCGCGCAGCGATGTGCAGGCGGCGAAAGCGGCGGGGGTCAAGTGCGTGGCCTTGAGCTACGGCTATAACCACGGGCGTCCGATCGCCGAAGAGTTGCCTACCCTGGTAATCGACGACCTGCGCAAGCTAATTCCCGGTTGCCTGGACCCGGCCGCTGAGATAACGTTGGCCGACGCTGTTCAACCCCCTTCTGGAAACGCCATCGTGGTGGTCACTCGCAAACTCTGGATGAAAGTCATCAAGGCCCTGGCCCGCTGGCGTTGGCGCGCCTGA
- the rpe gene encoding ribulose-phosphate 3-epimerase, with amino-acid sequence MQPFVIAPSILSADFARLGEEVDNVLAAGADFVHFDVMDNHYVPNLTIGPMVCSALRKYGVTAPIDAHLMVSPVDRIVGDFIEAGATYITFHPEATQHVDRSLQLIREGGCKSGLVFNPATPLDVLKYVMDKVDMILLMSVNPGFGGQKFIPGTLDKLREARALIDASGRDIRLEIDGGVNVNNIREIAAAGADTFVAGSAIFNAPNYQEVIEKMRSELALARP; translated from the coding sequence ATGCAGCCCTTCGTAATTGCTCCGTCGATTCTTTCCGCCGACTTCGCCCGCCTGGGCGAAGAAGTGGACAACGTCCTGGCCGCTGGCGCCGACTTCGTGCACTTCGATGTCATGGACAACCACTACGTACCGAACCTGACCATCGGCCCGATGGTCTGCTCGGCGCTGCGCAAGTACGGCGTGACCGCGCCGATCGACGCGCACCTGATGGTCAGCCCGGTGGATCGCATCGTCGGTGACTTCATCGAAGCCGGCGCGACCTACATCACCTTCCACCCGGAAGCTACCCAGCACGTCGACCGTTCCTTGCAGCTGATCCGTGAAGGCGGCTGCAAGTCGGGCCTGGTGTTCAACCCGGCGACGCCGCTGGACGTGCTCAAGTACGTGATGGACAAGGTCGACATGATCCTGCTGATGAGCGTCAACCCGGGCTTCGGCGGGCAGAAGTTCATCCCCGGCACCCTCGACAAGCTGCGTGAGGCGCGGGCGCTGATCGACGCGTCGGGTCGTGACATTCGCCTGGAAATCGACGGCGGCGTCAACGTGAACAACATTCGTGAAATCGCTGCTGCGGGCGCCGATACCTTCGTTGCCGGTTCGGCGATCTTCAATGCGCCGAACTACCAGGAAGTGATTGAAAAAATGCGTTCCGAACTGGCGCTGGCTCGCCCATGA
- a CDS encoding iron-containing alcohol dehydrogenase has translation MGLSSFKIAHKLITGAEAIEQLSAELTRLDIDNPLIVTDAALVKSGTVELALAQLGGRTYEIFDRVLPDPEIAIVEDCMRVYRDGGHDGLIGLGGGSAIDIAKSVAAYAGYHGALEDLFGIDQVPRKGPPLIAIPTTAGTGSEVTNVAILSDKVAQLKKGIVSDYLLPDVALVSPQMTLTCPRSVTAASGVDALVHAIESYLSVNASPITDALAIGAIKLIAKALPKAYANPSNLQAREDMATASLMAGMAFGNAGVGAVHALAYPLGGRFNIAHGVSNALLLPHVMTWNKMACVERMQDIAEAMGVKTAHLSANEAADKAVEAMTALCAAVEIPQGLRSFEVPEDALAAMAVEAAGIERLMRNNPRRLSAIDIEKIYRAAY, from the coding sequence ATGGGTCTTTCCTCCTTCAAAATCGCTCACAAACTGATCACCGGTGCAGAGGCCATCGAGCAGCTATCGGCGGAATTGACGCGCCTGGACATCGACAATCCGCTGATCGTCACGGACGCCGCGCTGGTCAAGTCCGGCACGGTAGAGCTGGCGCTGGCACAGCTTGGCGGGCGCACCTATGAAATCTTCGACCGGGTGCTGCCGGACCCGGAAATCGCCATCGTCGAAGACTGCATGCGGGTTTATCGCGACGGTGGGCATGACGGTTTGATCGGCCTGGGCGGCGGCAGTGCCATCGACATCGCCAAAAGCGTGGCGGCCTACGCCGGTTACCACGGTGCGCTTGAAGATTTGTTCGGGATCGACCAGGTGCCGCGCAAGGGCCCACCGCTGATCGCGATTCCAACCACCGCTGGCACCGGCTCGGAAGTCACCAACGTGGCGATCCTTTCCGACAAGGTCGCGCAATTGAAGAAGGGCATCGTCAGCGACTACCTGCTGCCGGACGTGGCGCTGGTCAGCCCGCAAATGACTTTGACCTGCCCACGCAGTGTCACCGCCGCCAGCGGCGTCGATGCGCTGGTGCATGCCATCGAATCCTATCTTTCTGTCAATGCCTCGCCGATTACCGACGCCCTGGCCATCGGCGCCATCAAACTGATAGCCAAGGCGCTGCCCAAGGCCTACGCCAATCCGTCCAACCTGCAGGCCCGTGAAGACATGGCCACCGCCAGCCTGATGGCCGGCATGGCATTCGGCAATGCCGGGGTGGGTGCGGTGCATGCGCTGGCGTATCCGCTGGGCGGGCGCTTCAACATTGCCCATGGCGTGAGCAATGCCTTGCTGCTGCCCCATGTCATGACCTGGAACAAGATGGCCTGCGTTGAACGCATGCAAGATATCGCCGAAGCCATGGGGGTGAAGACCGCTCATCTGAGCGCCAATGAAGCGGCCGACAAAGCCGTGGAGGCCATGACCGCGTTGTGCGCGGCGGTGGAAATCCCCCAGGGACTGCGCAGTTTCGAGGTGCCCGAGGATGCCCTTGCGGCGATGGCCGTGGAGGCGGCGGGGATCGAGCGCCTGATGCGCAACAATCCGCGCCGGCTGAGTGCTATCGATATCGAGAAAATCTACCGGGCGGCCTACTGA